One window of Globicephala melas chromosome 5, mGloMel1.2, whole genome shotgun sequence genomic DNA carries:
- the TMEM128 gene encoding transmembrane protein 128, with product MDALQARERLRRRYLFPRDVVVQQDREGYAGPETSTPVEKKEKPLPRLNIHSGFWILASIAVTYYVDFFQTVKENFHTSSWFLFGGTLLLVSLSIAFYCIVYLEWYCGIEDYDIKYPTLIPITTATFIVAGICFNVALWHVWSFFTPLLLFTQFMGVVMLISLLG from the exons ATGGACGCTCTACAGGCTCGGGAGAGACTTCGGCGGAGATACCTGTTCCCGCGGGACGTGGTGGTCCAGCAGGACCGCGAGGGCTACGCCGGGCCGG AAACCTCTACACCTGTTGAGAAAAAGGAGAAACCTCTTCCAAGACTTAATATCCATTCTGGATTCTGGATTTTGGCATCCATTGCTGTGACCTATTATGTTGATTTCTTTCAAACCGTTAAAGAAAACTTTCACACCAGCAG TTGGTTTCTGTTTGGCGGTACCTTGTTGCTTGTTAGCTTATCGATTGCATTTTACTGCATAGTCTATCTGGAATGGTATTGTGGAATTGAAGATTATGATATCAAGTATCCAACGTTGATACCTATTACAACTGCTACTTTTATTGTAGCAGGAATTTG cttcAATGTTGCTTTATGGCATGTGTGGTCATTTTTCACTCCACTGCTGTTGTTTACCCAGTTTATGGGGGTTGTAATGTTGATCTCACTCCTTGGATGA